Genomic segment of Macellibacteroides fermentans:
TAACTCCTAAAATCAAATTACGTACAAACGGAATTGCCATAGGGGAAATTAAAAAAGGGTATTTTAGTACCGATACATTGGGGAATATAAAATTAATAGTTCACAAGGATAAAAAGCCTTTTCTACATATTGAAACAGAAAACAAAAGGCATATAATTATAAACTTTCGGGATCCCAATAAAACTTTAGAGATTTATAATTCCATAATGCTACATCATAAACAATAAACGATTCTTTATACCCGTTGGCGGAATTAAATTAGTGCATATTTAATTTGTCCAATGGGTTTGTTATTAATCTTGTTTATATATTGAAGGATTGTAAGTGCACTAATTTTCCCCGTAATTCTGGTAAACAATCCTTCTGTTTGTTTTGCGTAATTTCTGATTATCATAAATTGATCGCATAATTGTGCAAAAAGCGTTTCAACCCTTTTCCTTGCTTTAGCAAATGGACTAAATACAGGTTTCCAATCTTTTTGATTCGACCGATATGGAACTTCCAACTTGATATTAGCTTTTTCAAATAAATCAAGTTGTATGGCTGCTCCAATATATCCACGATCACCGATGATGGTGCAATTCTGAAAGTTACACTTTACGTCTTTCAAATAATGAATGTCGTGAACACTCGCCTTTGTCAGGTCAAAAGAGTGTATGACACCGCTCAACCCACAGAGAGAATGTAATTTATATCCGTAATAATGTTTACCCTGTGAAGCACAATAGCCATAATTGGGAGCTTTATCATAATTATTCTTTCCCATTTTACAACGTTTTGACCTTATGGGACGACAGACTTCAATTGGCATAGAATCAATACAGAAAATAGCTTCTCCACCATCAACTTTTGATGCAATTCTTTCACGCACCTGATTACATAAGCCGATAGTGAGCTTCCTGCGATCATTATATTGACGACGGGATATGAGAGAAGAAAAATCATCTTTGTATTCATTTAATTTAGAAAACAAAAAGCTTTCACTATCTATACCTATTGATTCGGCAGCAAGGCTTAAACTGATCACTTCTAAGTCAGAGAACTTCGGGACGACTCCTCTGCGAGGTATATTCCCTTTTTCGTTTACTAAATCAGCAGAAAACATCTTGCATATATCAAGAAATTTAGCGAATATTGCATATAAGTTGTGCATAATTGAGCTGTATATTAATAGTTTGATCACCATTAAAATACTAATAATCAATGATATGCACAACTTATTTCCTGACATTTTTTAGTGAATTAATTCCGCCAACGGGTTCTTTATATATATTAATAGACTTACCTCTTTAACGTTTTTTATCTGGTAATCAGACTTTAACGTAATTTATTTATTATTTTTGTAGGAAATGCAACCGTATGATTTATCTAAAAAACAGGAGTAAATTTCATTTTGTCTTTTTCAAAAGCAGAATACTTTCAGCTTCAGGAATAGGAATTCTATTTGGTTTAATTGCCCAAATGTCTATCGATCCGGAATATCAGACCCCGATTATTCAAATGATCAATAAGCTTCTGTTGTTTATCCCAATAGGAATGATATTTAAAATTCTGATTGAAGAAATCGTCAATAAAGATCAATATTATTTTTTCTATAACCAAGGTATCACGAAGGTTGAGTTATGGATAACATCCTTCATATTTTCATTCTCTATTTACATTATTTTTAATTTAATCTTTACAATATGGACACGCAGCTTGAGGTTGATAGCGTAATAAAAATGTATGGAGAAACAACCATTCTAGCAGATGTATATCTTTCGTGCGTTCCCGGAGATATTATCGGATTATTCGGTCGGAATGGAACTGGGAAATCTACACTGCTAAGAATAATATTCGGATCGTTAAAAGGAGATCGAAGTTGCATTCGTATAAACGGTAAAATTCAAAAACAAGCCGCTTATCGCTCAGGGTTACTTGGTTTTCTGCCTCAAGAAGGCTATCTTCCGAATAATTTGTCGTTGGCTGAATGTGTAGAATTACTTTTAGGGAAAGAATATAGAAAAGACTTCTTTGCCGACAAACACCTTTTCAGAATCAGAAAATCCAAGGTTTCAGAAATGTCTGGTGGCGAAAAAAGATATGCCGAGATTAAGCTTATTCTATGGGGGAAAGCTCCATTTATTTTGTTGGATGAACCGTTTCAGGGCCTCTCCCCTATTGTTTCTGAATCCATCAGAGAACATATTAAAATTGCCTCCCAATCCAAAGGAATTATTTTAACCGATCATAATTTCAGGGAAGTACACAAATGTGTAAACCGCATCATGCTGCTTAACGATTGTTATTTGAAAGAATTACGGGAGCCAAATGATTTAATCCCTTTTGGATATTATGAAAACGAGTGATAGTAAAACATCAATTATAGCAACCTATCCGAGGTTTCGAAAAATTTTTAACAGGATCTAGAATATCTAAAAACTCTTCATGCCTTTTATGCCAATCTAAATATTCTGCATCAAGGATAGAATAAATAAAATGATCATTTGCAAATATGATTCTGGGTGTGATCAAAATATTATCGTCCACTATATTTAAAAATGTTCAATGATCCACTCTTCTTTTAGTTTTGCGTAAATTATATCATCAACCCATTCTCCACGTAAATAGTAACTTTTCTTGAAGTGAGCTTCCTTTCTAAAGCCTATTCGTTCAATTAATCGAAGAGATGCTGTGTTTCTCGGATCTACAGATACAACAATTCTATGTTTATGCATTGTTGAAAAAAGGTAATCGACCATTCCTTTCATCGCCTCTGTTGCATAACCTTTATTCTGGAAAGCTTTGTCTAATGTACATCCAATTTCGGCTTGCATATTGTCATGGTTTGAAAAGCTTATTGCCATGTCTCCAATTAATCGGTTTTCCTTAAGATTCAAAACGACAAACTGAATGTATAAGTTAGCGACATCAATAGTTTCGGGCATATTTATAATACATCTACGAACTTCTTCAATGGAATTTGGGATCCATCCTTGATATTGGTTTACGATGCAATCAGAACGATATGAGAAAATGGCCTCTGCATCTTCTGGTCTAGCAATCCGTATGATTAATCTATCCGTTTTTATAGTGTGTTCCATGCTATTGTTTCTATTCATCAATTTTACGGATTACTCTGCAAGGGTTACCAGCTGCAATGCAATTATCGGGGATTGACTTAGTAACTACGCTACCGGCTCCGATGGTTGTGTTATCGCCGATTGTAACACCCGGTAATAGTATTGCCCCTCCTCCAATCCATACATTATTACCAATAGTAACCGGAGCAGTATATGATTTCCAAAATTGGCTGTTTCCCGGCAGACGTTCCTTCGGATTTACCGGATGAGTAACAGTGTAGATATGTACCCCGGGACCGATACCGCTATAACTGCCAATAGATATACGGTTACAGTCCAAAAAGACACAGTTCATATTTATCTCCACATTGTTTCCTATAAAGATATTCTCACCATAATCAACCAAAAATGGAGCAGCTATCCAAACATTATCACCCCTACCGCCAATTAATTCATCCAAAATAGAATTTAGAGTATCTCTGTCTCTGCTGTCAGTCTCAGAATACTTTTTTTGAAGCTGCTTGGCTAGATGCCAACGCTCAATCAATTGTTCGTCACCGCAGTCATATATCTCTCCGGCAAGCATTTTTTCTCGTTCTGTCATTATTTTAATATAAATTACATTTCCTATACCCAGCAATAAAGAAGTCTTATCCAAACACAGTGAATCATTCTTCTTTTTAATATATTTGTCATAACAAATATATGTCTTACTTAATAACGAAGCAAATGTTATATATACTGATTTCTATAACTTAAAATAAGTATTTATCTCATCTCTTTGTTCTGTATTATTTACAACAACATCTTTTATTATTCTTCCACTGTCAAGTAATATTATGCGAGATGATACATCGTAAATTAACTCTAAATTATGACTTGAAATAATCATTGTTACTCCTTTATTTTGATTTATGTTTTTAAGATAATTACAAATAAAATGCTGTGAAGTGGGATCTAAATAATTAAACGGCTCATCCAATATTAATATATCCGGATTACTTATAATTGCAGCTATAATACCTATTTTCTGTTGATTTCCAATAGAATGATCGCGTATATATTTATTTTTATTCATTAATTCCCCTCTCATAAAATCAGCTAAACCAGCTAAACTTATATCTAATTCATGTTTAGTAATATTATAACTTGCTGCAATAAATTCAAAGTACTCTTCTGCAGTTAAAAAATCAATTAAGAAATTTTTATCGATATAAGATGATGTATATTGTTTCCACGCTTCAGATTTACTTACATCATTTTCATTTATTAGAACTCGTCCCGAAGTTGCTTTACTAAGATCCGAAATTAATCTTAGTAAAGTTGTTTTTCCAGCTCCATTGTTGCCTATCAAACCAATAAGCTCACCACGAGGAATAAACAGTGAATCAATATCTAAAACGATCTGATTATTGTATTGTTTTTTTAGCTTTTTAATTTCAATATCCATATTTCAATTGAGTTACTTTTTTCTGTATTTACTTAACTTAGAATATCTATTCTTGTTAAACAAAAAATAAATATAGTTTAGAATATAGGGTGAAAGTATAATAAACAAACATCCAGTAATAAACATAAATTTATAGATAATAACGGGGTAATAAATATTTAAAATATTGATTATCCCTATCCAAAATGAATAAGTAAGAATAATAAAAAGAGATTGACTTGTTGCTGAATTAGCAGCCAATTTCATGTTTGAAACAAACAAATCAATTTTATGGTTAGCAAATAAAATACTTCCAAAACTTGATACTAATATTGGCCCCAGTGAGTATACGTAGATTGCTGTTGTTTGAAATATTGACTTAGTATCAGAATATATTAAGAACCAAATTAAATAAATAAACACTGAGGAAATAACAAAAATCAAATATCTGGATAATAACAATTTACGCATATCAGGCAAAAGGGATAATTTATCAAAAAACGAAGCCTCAGCAGAAAATATATATTGATTTAAAAGTAAAGACAATATAATAAAAATGATAGAAGAGAAAATTACATTCATGCTAAAAACACTCAGCATAGCGCGATCTTCAAATTTTGTATATACAAAGAAATATAGCACTGATAATAATACAGCAATGATCAATTCTTGCCTCATACGGGGCGACCGAAAAAGCATCCTTAAGAAAAGTATATTATACTTAAATAAGTTGCCTTTAAGCGAAACACCCATTAGAGTATTAAATCTAGTATTTGTACTATAAGTGTTTTCAGCACAGTATTTAATGTAGTTATAGCTAACATTTAATGATAAAACTACAACAGAAAAAGATGAGATTACTAAAACTATTTGGTTAATTACGTTCATTTTAATTTCCCAATCTGTATAAAAATGAATCATAAGTAGCAATAAACAGGTTGCGATTATTGCTAATATGCAAACACTAACTTTTCTTCTATATTGAATTATACTGGCTAATTGTCCAGCCAACAACTGCAAGATAAATAAATTTAAAATGAGGAACATTGTTTTAATAATGCCTTCTTTCGGATAGATGTGATTAGTAATAAAAGAGAAAAAAAATAGTATTAAATAAATATTCCATGCAGAAAACAATTCATTTAAAATCCAATATGCTTTTATACTTCTTTTTGTATTTGGTAATTGTTGAATGAATGCAAATCTAAAAGATGTTCTTTTGAATATAATCTTTAAAATTAAATCTATCAAAATTGCAATTGAAGAATAAAAATAGATAAACTCCAGGGGATTCGCTTTATTTGACAAAAACTCATATCCATATTCTGTTAATAATGAACCCGTAATGTAAAGAACAAACAGAATTGATATTAAATAAATATATTTGAATAAAAAATCTAAGATATCATTACCAAATGAGTTATTGCGTCTAGCAGATTTCCATGATAAACGCAATAGGAAAATGAAATTCATTATATCTAAATTTAAGATTGAACAGACAGATAGCAAAACAACTTCGCGGGTTAAATACATTGCGATTTGCAAATATAATAATTAAATACCTATAAATTGATAGTTATGATATAAGATATTATTTAACACAAACACATTTTCCTAAAACATGCATTTTTCATAAAAGCTCTTTAAATATTAACAATTAATACATTTATTTGCAAATCATGCTTTTTTGATTAATTATCATCTATAAAATTAAGACGTAGATATAATAGGATTATTCGACCCATCGGTCCGCCGCTATATAGAGCTTGATATTTTAAGTTTTGACATTCCCTTGCCCAGTTTTAAAGAGATGCACTATACCATGTGCCATAGTTACTTGTTTGACACTCCCGCCAGGAGTAAAGTGAGTAACCAGATTTAATGAAAATTATTCTTTCATCATATCATACTCTTCTCCAGATCTAAGGTATCTGGCTGTTCCTTTAACTAGAAAGTAGGTATACAGACAAACTATTTTTATAATGTAACCCCTGTCTTAAATATAGATATTTCTCTATAATTCTTTATTTCATTATTTACAGGCCTACCATTTATTACTTCAATAATATAATCTATAAATCTTTTAGATAAATGATCCATCCCATCTCCTTCTATTAAGGAGCCGGCGTTGAAATCAATCCACCCGGGTTTATTGATGAACAAATTACTGTTTGTGGATATTTTTACAGTAGGTACAAAAGTACCAAAAGGTGTACCTCTTCCGGTAGTAAAAAGAACAAGATGACAGCCGCATGCAGCAAGAGCAGTACTTGCAATCAAGTCGTTGCCGGGAGCACTTAATAGATTCAAGCCTTTAACTTTCAATTGATCGCCATACATTAAGACATCGCGAACAGGAGATGCGCCTGATTTTTGTGTACACCCTAACGACTTTTCTTCCAATGTAGATATACCACCTGCTCTATTTCCAGGAGAAGGATTCTCGTATATAGGTTGGTTGTTCTCAATATAATAGGCTTTAAAATCATTTATCAAATGAACAACTTTATCAAATACAGCTTTATTCAGACTACGATTCATTAAAAGAGTTTCGGCACCGAACATTTCTGGCACTTCTGTTAATACAGTAGTACCCTCTGGACTTACTAAAAAGTCAGAGAATGCACCTAATAAAGGATTGGCTGTTATGCCGGAAAAGCCATCTGAACCGCCACACTTTAATCCAACTTTAAGTTCCGATAAAGGAATATCAGTTCTTTTATCTTTTGAGGCGTAACAATATAGCTCATTCAATAATTGCATTCCTATTTCTATTTCATCTCCAACTTGCTGTGTAACCATAAATCGAACACGTTCCTCATCATACTCACCAAGAAACTCCCTGAATTCATCTATTTGATTGTTTTCGCATCCTAATCCAACTACTAATACGCCACCAGCATTTGGATGTTTAACCATACCGCGCAAAATCTTTTTCGTATTTTCATGGTCATCACCCAATTGTGAGCATCCATAGTTATGAGGAAAAGCAACAATTGCATCTACACCAGCTCCTTTAGTCTGATTCCGAAAAGCTTCTGCCAACTGATTAATTACACCATTTACACAACCTACAGTTGGAATGATCCAAATCTCATTCCGAATACCCACATCGTCGTTCTTCCTTCGGTAACCCTTAAAAGTAATATCACATTTTTCGGTCATGGGCAGAGCTTTTTGCGCTTGATAAGTATAATCCAACACACCTTCCAGATTACTCTTAATATTCTTTTCGTTAATCCATGTACCCTCTGGAATTGTTTGGCTAGCATGTCCGATCGGGAAACCATATTTTATAATATGCTCATTCCGGGCAAAGGACTTCAAGGCTACTTTATGACCTGCTGGAATATCTTCCAACAACGTAATCTCTCTATCATCGATACGTAATTTATCTCCTGACAATAAAGGAACTATAGCCACAGCTACATTATCTGCCGCATTTATTTGTATATACTTATTCATTGGATGATTCTTTTTACAGTCTGAAGCATTCCTTCTTGTTGAATCAGATCTAAATATAGTTTTATCTGCTCGGTCAAACCAGGAATTTCATTTAAATCTTCTCCCCAAATAAAATCCGCACCTAATACTCCACGAGCAATCTTTCCGGTATTATTTGTCTTCCATAATTCATCCAGAAGAGCAATTATTTCAGGAGCATCATTTGGTTTTATTTCCGTACCATCTTCACGAACACCTCCCTTGTAATAAGTAATAATGGCAGCCAAACCAAGAACCAATCCATCCGGTAATTTACCATTCCTACTTAAATAAGTTTTCACTCCCGGCAAGTCGCGCGTTTTATATTTTGGAAATGAGTTCAACATTATACTGGTTACCTGATGATCTACAAAGGGATTATTAAACCGTTCCAAAACATCACGTGCGAACTGTTCCAACTCCACTTTAGGAAGATCCAATGTTTCAAGCAACTCATTATACATCACCCTATTGATATATTTACCAACCACTTTATCCTGACAAGCCTCTCTTACAATATCAATTCCAGAAAGAAAAGCTACCGGAGATAATACTGTGTGCGGTCCATTTAACAAGACAACCTTTCTGTCATGATAAGGCTTTTCGTCGGGAACAAACAAAACATTCAATCCAGCCATGTCCGCAGGGAATTCCAGGGCAACTTCCTGTGGAGCTTCGATCACCCATAAATGGAATATTTCCGCTTGCACAAGTAACTGATCATTATATTGTAATTTCTCTGTGATTTCCCCAATATCTTTATGAGGAAAACCGGGAACAATACGATCTACTAAAGTGGCATAAACACCGCATGCTTCTTCAAACCATTTTTTGAAATCATTGCCCAATTCCCATAGATCGATGTATTTATAAATTTCTTCTTTCAACTTATGTCCGTTCAGGAATATCAACTCACAAGGGAATATGATCAAACCTTTACTCAAATCTCCGTTGAATGTTTTAAAACGATGATACAGTAACTGAGTCAGCTTCCCCGGATAGGAGGAGCAGGGTTTGTCCGTCAACCTACAAGTTGGATCAAAAACAATACCGGCTTCTGTTGTATTTGATATTACAAACCGCATCTCAGGCTGTTCTGCTAATTTTAGATATTCGTCAAACCGTGAATATGGATTAATAGCACGGCTGATAACATCTATCAAAGTCAGCCTATTCACCGGTTCACCTTTATCCAATCCCTGTAGGTTTACATGATAAAGACAATCCTGCCCATTAAGTACATCAACCATGCCTTTTTCAATAGGCTGAACCACCACTACACTACTGTTGAAGTCGATTGTTTGATTCATATTCCAAACAATCCAATCCACAAAGGCGCGAAGGAAATTTCCTTCTCCAAACTGGATAATACGTTCAGTGTATTGTTTTGCAGACGCTGTTTTTCTATTTAATTCTCTCATGAAAGATGCTTCGTTTATCACAGTATTCTTTTATACTCTTTTACTGCTTTAGGTTTGATAGATGTTAGATCAGCAATGTTTACAGGGGCTTTTGACGCGATACTATTTCGAGCCGCTATACCAACCAAACAGGCTAAAGCTCCATCACGGACATTGGCAAATTGTTTAAACGGATCACCAATTTCAGGTAAGAATATCTGGTCTTTCAATAACTTATCACCTCCTCCATGTCCGGATGCAGCGAATGGGACATGAATGTATTCTCTGCGAGAGAAGTTTTTAAACAATACAATCTCATCATAGTTCTTATCAGATGTAGGTTTAGACTCCTCAATCCAGGCATCTATCCGTCCTTTAGTTCCGTTGAAAGCGATTCGGTATCCTTCGTAAGGAGAATATGCCGTCAATGAATACGCCACCTGTACCCCATTGGCATATTTTATGGTTGCTGCCATTTTGTCGAATATATTAACATCGTTTTTAAATACACATCCGTCACGCAGATAACCATCATATTTCTCATTTTCAACATAAAGATCAACCATGGTTCTATCTCTCATTATATCGAAATAGAACGGACATTCTTTTGTATGCTTACAGGTACGACAGTTCTCAGCCCGAATAGAACCGTTCTTTCCATAAAAGTCCAGGGCCCCCGCAGCATATACAGACTCCGGATCACTGTCTATCCACCAATTTAACAGATCAAAATGATGGCTGGCTTTATGTAACCACAACGATCCGCTGCATTCCACCAGTCTGTGCCAACGCCGGAAATAGTCGGCACCGTGAGAGGTATCCAGATACCAGTGAAAATCGACGGAGGTGATATCTCCTATTTCACCAGCACGAAGTAGTTCCCATATTTTTGCCCGGTGAGGTGAATACCTGTAATTGAATGTGACTCTGCATGTTTTGCCAGTTCGCTTTTCGGCATCCAGAATCGCCTGAATTTTCTTTTCATCGATCGTCATTGGTTTTTCAGTAATAATATCTGCTCCCAGCTCCATGCCACGAATAATGAAGTGATGGTGCGTACTGTCTATTGTCGTTACAATTAGCACATCGGGCTTGGTTTCAGCCATCATTTTCTCAAAATCGGTATAAGTTGGACAATCAGTTCCTATGATACGTTTTCCTGTTTCTAAACGTCCTTCGTTATTATCACAAAGGCCAACGAACTCCAGATAGTCAGCATAGTTTTTCGTCAGATCACTTCCCCACATGGATGTTCCACGAATACCTGTACCAATAAGTGCGATACGAACTTTTTTATCAGGCAATGCTGTACTGCTTTTTGTATCTGCTTTTAATTCAGAAATAGGATTGAGCAGAGCCGTTCCGGCAATTGTCCCCGTTGTTGCAATAAAATGTCTTCTTGACATTTTGGTAGTTGTGTTATTCATAGTATTAATTTAAAAGTTTCAATATTAGTCATAGCAAATATATGTTTTACTTGATAACGAAGCAAATGGAAATCAAGGTATTTACTCATAATTTCTGGGAGGCATTTGGAGTAAAGTGCGCAACCGGATTGATTGTTCATTGTATTTGTATGTTCATTGACAATGAACATACAAATACAATGAACATAATAAAATAAAGAAAATCTCTCATTCATTAAATACAGATCCCCCCAGCCCGGCATTCAATTGAACTCCTGAGGGAGGATTGCTTATTTCTCTGCTACGTCTTATATGGTTCCAAATAGTTTCCCTCCATATAACTTATTTAGAAT
This window contains:
- a CDS encoding IS982 family transposase; the protein is MSGNKLCISLIISILMVIKLLIYSSIMHNLYAIFAKFLDICKMFSADLVNEKGNIPRRGVVPKFSDLEVISLSLAAESIGIDSESFLFSKLNEYKDDFSSLISRRQYNDRRKLTIGLCNQVRERIASKVDGGEAIFCIDSMPIEVCRPIRSKRCKMGKNNYDKAPNYGYCASQGKHYYGYKLHSLCGLSGVIHSFDLTKASVHDIHYLKDVKCNFQNCTIIGDRGYIGAAIQLDLFEKANIKLEVPYRSNQKDWKPVFSPFAKARKRVETLFAQLCDQFMIIRNYAKQTEGLFTRITGKISALTILQYINKINNKPIGQIKYALI
- a CDS encoding ATP-binding cassette domain-containing protein, producing MDTQLEVDSVIKMYGETTILADVYLSCVPGDIIGLFGRNGTGKSTLLRIIFGSLKGDRSCIRINGKIQKQAAYRSGLLGFLPQEGYLPNNLSLAECVELLLGKEYRKDFFADKHLFRIRKSKVSEMSGGEKRYAEIKLILWGKAPFILLDEPFQGLSPIVSESIREHIKIASQSKGIILTDHNFREVHKCVNRIMLLNDCYLKELREPNDLIPFGYYENE
- a CDS encoding GNAT family N-acetyltransferase, with the protein product MEHTIKTDRLIIRIARPEDAEAIFSYRSDCIVNQYQGWIPNSIEEVRRCIINMPETIDVANLYIQFVVLNLKENRLIGDMAISFSNHDNMQAEIGCTLDKAFQNKGYATEAMKGMVDYLFSTMHKHRIVVSVDPRNTASLRLIERIGFRKEAHFKKSYYLRGEWVDDIIYAKLKEEWIIEHF
- a CDS encoding sugar O-acetyltransferase; this encodes MMTEREKMLAGEIYDCGDEQLIERWHLAKQLQKKYSETDSRDRDTLNSILDELIGGRGDNVWIAAPFLVDYGENIFIGNNVEINMNCVFLDCNRISIGSYSGIGPGVHIYTVTHPVNPKERLPGNSQFWKSYTAPVTIGNNVWIGGGAILLPGVTIGDNTTIGAGSVVTKSIPDNCIAAGNPCRVIRKIDE
- a CDS encoding ABC transporter ATP-binding protein, with the translated sequence MDIEIKKLKKQYNNQIVLDIDSLFIPRGELIGLIGNNGAGKTTLLRLISDLSKATSGRVLINENDVSKSEAWKQYTSSYIDKNFLIDFLTAEEYFEFIAASYNITKHELDISLAGLADFMRGELMNKNKYIRDHSIGNQQKIGIIAAIISNPDILILDEPFNYLDPTSQHFICNYLKNINQNKGVTMIISSHNLELIYDVSSRIILLDSGRIIKDVVVNNTEQRDEINTYFKL
- a CDS encoding DUF5687 family protein; this translates as MNFIFLLRLSWKSARRNNSFGNDILDFLFKYIYLISILFVLYITGSLLTEYGYEFLSNKANPLEFIYFYSSIAILIDLILKIIFKRTSFRFAFIQQLPNTKRSIKAYWILNELFSAWNIYLILFFFSFITNHIYPKEGIIKTMFLILNLFILQLLAGQLASIIQYRRKVSVCILAIIATCLLLLMIHFYTDWEIKMNVINQIVLVISSFSVVVLSLNVSYNYIKYCAENTYSTNTRFNTLMGVSLKGNLFKYNILFLRMLFRSPRMRQELIIAVLLSVLYFFVYTKFEDRAMLSVFSMNVIFSSIIFIILSLLLNQYIFSAEASFFDKLSLLPDMRKLLLSRYLIFVISSVFIYLIWFLIYSDTKSIFQTTAIYVYSLGPILVSSFGSILFANHKIDLFVSNMKLAANSATSQSLFIILTYSFWIGIINILNIYYPVIIYKFMFITGCLFIILSPYILNYIYFLFNKNRYSKLSKYRKK
- a CDS encoding UxaA family hydrolase, producing MNKYIQINAADNVAVAIVPLLSGDKLRIDDREITLLEDIPAGHKVALKSFARNEHIIKYGFPIGHASQTIPEGTWINEKNIKSNLEGVLDYTYQAQKALPMTEKCDITFKGYRRKNDDVGIRNEIWIIPTVGCVNGVINQLAEAFRNQTKGAGVDAIVAFPHNYGCSQLGDDHENTKKILRGMVKHPNAGGVLVVGLGCENNQIDEFREFLGEYDEERVRFMVTQQVGDEIEIGMQLLNELYCYASKDKRTDIPLSELKVGLKCGGSDGFSGITANPLLGAFSDFLVSPEGTTVLTEVPEMFGAETLLMNRSLNKAVFDKVVHLINDFKAYYIENNQPIYENPSPGNRAGGISTLEEKSLGCTQKSGASPVRDVLMYGDQLKVKGLNLLSAPGNDLIASTALAACGCHLVLFTTGRGTPFGTFVPTVKISTNSNLFINKPGWIDFNAGSLIEGDGMDHLSKRFIDYIIEVINGRPVNNEIKNYREISIFKTGVTL
- a CDS encoding tagaturonate reductase gives rise to the protein MRELNRKTASAKQYTERIIQFGEGNFLRAFVDWIVWNMNQTIDFNSSVVVVQPIEKGMVDVLNGQDCLYHVNLQGLDKGEPVNRLTLIDVISRAINPYSRFDEYLKLAEQPEMRFVISNTTEAGIVFDPTCRLTDKPCSSYPGKLTQLLYHRFKTFNGDLSKGLIIFPCELIFLNGHKLKEEIYKYIDLWELGNDFKKWFEEACGVYATLVDRIVPGFPHKDIGEITEKLQYNDQLLVQAEIFHLWVIEAPQEVALEFPADMAGLNVLFVPDEKPYHDRKVVLLNGPHTVLSPVAFLSGIDIVREACQDKVVGKYINRVMYNELLETLDLPKVELEQFARDVLERFNNPFVDHQVTSIMLNSFPKYKTRDLPGVKTYLSRNGKLPDGLVLGLAAIITYYKGGVREDGTEIKPNDAPEIIALLDELWKTNNTGKIARGVLGADFIWGEDLNEIPGLTEQIKLYLDLIQQEGMLQTVKRIIQ
- a CDS encoding Gfo/Idh/MocA family protein: MNNTTTKMSRRHFIATTGTIAGTALLNPISELKADTKSSTALPDKKVRIALIGTGIRGTSMWGSDLTKNYADYLEFVGLCDNNEGRLETGKRIIGTDCPTYTDFEKMMAETKPDVLIVTTIDSTHHHFIIRGMELGADIITEKPMTIDEKKIQAILDAEKRTGKTCRVTFNYRYSPHRAKIWELLRAGEIGDITSVDFHWYLDTSHGADYFRRWHRLVECSGSLWLHKASHHFDLLNWWIDSDPESVYAAGALDFYGKNGSIRAENCRTCKHTKECPFYFDIMRDRTMVDLYVENEKYDGYLRDGCVFKNDVNIFDKMAATIKYANGVQVAYSLTAYSPYEGYRIAFNGTKGRIDAWIEESKPTSDKNYDEIVLFKNFSRREYIHVPFAASGHGGGDKLLKDQIFLPEIGDPFKQFANVRDGALACLVGIAARNSIASKAPVNIADLTSIKPKAVKEYKRIL